One segment of Salvia splendens isolate huo1 chromosome 20, SspV2, whole genome shotgun sequence DNA contains the following:
- the LOC121781173 gene encoding formin-like protein 18 has translation MALLRKFFYRKPPEGLLEISERVYVFDCCFTTNVLSGDEYEAYIGRIVDQLREYFPDSSFIVFSFGDGDYQIEISSVLADHGITVVDYPSQNASCPVLTVEMIHHFLRSSESWLCIGPRNVLLMHCQSGAYPVLAFMLSAFLIYRKQYSVEKKTLDMVYKQAPHDAMHTLSPIDPFPSQLRYLQYVSRRHIATRWPPLDRALTLDCVILRAIPNMDGKGGCHPIFRLYGPDPLMASDPNTKMLFSMPRRCQDVCYFRQADHEIVKIDLNCHVQGDVVLECITLDDYLEHEEIMFRVMFNTAFIRSNVLMLTCDELDLVWDAKDHFPKDFRAEVIFSDMDSTSSMEMLDSPTNEEIEGLPIEAFSQVHDIFNDLDWGDTEIDNALNIIQQMTVSSILEEKVDYTGFPIGRKGSWQNLGQIETDEHVEDLKVTSSGDFHAIAENEASSPPAGLSEALSTASSKSSFDLENYTKYSGLHVSVQRPAQSKIISPRFSQTSPSSQPSYASSPQGFPGALTRYRGAPLSAVGITALLEDHADMESSMSAATPSLVKSGSGAAAAAAPPPPPPPLQSSPRVSPSPPPPPTPPPTVVTAEPPQLPSVPSPPPPPPPSSPKTIPPPPMGATPPPPPPPQKQKEVPATSHKGVPPPPAPSKLGASSSLLSSPTAVNGGKKFPRGSAKALTKRSSLKPYHWLKLTRAMQGSLWAETQKPEEASQAPELDLCEIESLFSATIPNSDGRKLMRGSTVKSEKVHLIELRRAYNCEIMLTKVKIPVSDLMNSVLALDVSALDADQVENLIKFCPTKEEIELLKNYKGDMENLGKCEQFFMELMKVPRVEAKLRVFSFKIQFSSQVSDLRQNLNIVNSISKEVKNSVKLKRIMQTILSLGNALNQGTARGSAVGFRLDSLPKLAETRARNNKLTLIHYLCKVIDEKLPEVLDFHKDLVDLEAATKIQLKYLAEEMQAITKGHEKVVQELTASQNDGAVSETFCTILNNFLVTVEAEVRSLAALYSGVGRNADSLAQYFGEDPARCPFEQVVSTLLNFVRMFQKAHEENCKQLELEKKKKAQEEAENQMPKANASSKELGNENGVETAPKLI, from the exons ATGGCTCTTCTCCGCAAATTTTTCTACCGGAAGCCGCCGGAAGGCCTCTTGGAGATCTCTGAAAGGGTTTATG TGTTTGATTGCTGTTTCACTACGAATGTTTTGAGCGGGGACGAGTATGAGGCGTATATAGGGCGTATCGTGGATCAGCTGCGCGAATACTTCCCCGATTCTTCGTTCATAGTGTTTAGTTTTGGGGATGGGGATTACCAGATAGAGATCAGTAGTGTTCTAGCTGATCATGGCATAACAGTGGTTGATTACCCAAGCCAGAATGCGAGCTGCCCGGTGCTCACGGTTGAGATGATCCACCACTTCCTTAGGTCGAGCGAGAGCTGGCTCTGCATCGGGCCGAGGAACGTGCTCTTGATGCATTGCCAGAGTGGCGCCTACCCTGTGCTCGCCTTCATGCTATCAGCGTTCTTGATATATAGGAAGCAGTACAGCGTGGAGAAGAAGACGTTGGATATGGTGTACAAGCAAGCCCCTCACGATGCTATGCACACGCTCTCGCCTATAGACCCGTTTCCTTCACAGTTGAGGTATCTGCAGTATGTGTCCAGGAGGCACATAGCCACCCGTTGGCCCCCCTTGGACAGGGCTCTCACATTGGACTGTGTCATTCTTCGAGCCATTCCCAATATGGACGGAAAGGGCGGTTGCCATCCTATATTTAGGTTATATGGACCGGATCCGTTGATGGCTTCTGATCCTAACACCAAGATGCTTTTCTCTATGCCAAGAAGATGCCAAGATGTGTGTTATTTTAGACAG GCAGACCATGAAATTGTTAAAATTGATCTCAATTGCCATGTACAAGGGGACGTTGTGCTCGAGTGCATAACTCTGGATGATTACCTGGAACACGAAGAGATAATGTTCCGTGTGATGTTCAATACAGCGTTTATCAGATCAAACGTACTGATGCTTACCTGTGACGAACTTGATTTAGTGTGGGATGCTAAGGATCACTTTCCCAAGGACTTCAGAGCCGAG GTTATTTTCTCGGACATGGACTCCACTTCTTCAATGGAGATGCTTGATTCACCGACCAACGAAGAGATAGAAGGCCTTCCCATTGAGGCATTTTCTCAAGTTCATGATATATTCAACGACCTAGACTGGGGGGACACGGAGATAGACAATGCTCTTAACATTATCCAACAAATGACTGTCTCTAGTATCCTTGAAGAGAAGGTCGATTATACTGGTTTTCCAATTGGCAGAAAAGGGAGCTGGCAGAATCTTGGCCAGATTGAGACAGATGAACACGTAGAAGATTTGAAGGTTACTTCATCTGGTGATTTTCATGCAATTGCTGAAAACGAGGCAAGTTCTCCACCGGCTGGGCTGAGTGAAGCGCTTTCTACAGCTTCTTCTAAGTCGTCCTTCGACTTGGAAAATTATACCAAGTACAGTGGACTTCATGTTTCTGTTCAGAGACCTGCTCAGTCCAAAATAATATCACCCCGATTTTCTCAGACATCGCCATCTAGTCAACCCTCGTATGCTAGTTCACCACAAGGTTTTCCTGGAGCCCTCACAAGGTACCGTGGTGCACCACTCTCAGCCGTTGGGATTACAGCTCTGCTAGAAGACCATGCTGACATGGAATCTTCTATGTCAGCAGCCACTCCGAGTTTAGTGAAATCGGGATcaggagctgctgctgctgctgctcctcctcctcctccaccaccattGCAGTCTAGTCCTCGTGTATCTCCTTCCCCTCCGCCACCTCCCACTCCACCTCCTACTGTAGTAACAGCCGAGCCTCCACAGTTGCCATCGGTACCTTCCCCTCCCCCTCCACCCCCACCCTCGTCTCCTAAAACAATCCCTCCTCCTCCAATGGGGGCGAccccacctccaccacctccacctcaaAAACAGAAGGAAGTGCCTGCTACGAGCCATAAAGGtgttccacctccaccagcTCCATCAAAACTTGGAGCTTCTTCATCGCTGCTTTCATCTCCCACTGCTGTAAATGGTGGAAAGAAGTTTCCAAGGGGTAGTGCAAAAGCCCTGACTAAAAGGTCATCGCTCAAACCATATCACTGGTTGAAGCTAACAAGGGCTATGCAGGGCAGCCTATGGGCTGAGACACAAAAGCCCGAGGAGGCTTCACA AGCTCCCGAGTTAGACTTGTGTGAAATCGAGAGTCTTTTCTCAGCTACTATTCCAAATTCAGATGGTCGGAAATTAATGCGTGGCTCAACTGTCAAATCTGAGAAAGTCCATCTG ATTGAGCTCCGTAGAGCGTATAACTGTGAAATCATGCTGACAAAAGTTAAAATTCCTGTCTCTGATTTGATG AATTCAGTCCTTGCATTAGATGTCTCAGCACTGGATGCTGATCAAGTCGAAAATCTCATAAAATTTTGTCCAACAAAGGAAGAAATAGAACTCCTCAAG AACTACAAAGGTGACATGGAGAATCTTGGCAAGTGCGAGCAG TTTTTCATGGAGTTGATGAAAGTCCCAAGGGTTGAAGCCAAGCTAAGAGTTTTCTCGTTTAAAATTCAGTTTTCGTCCCAG GTATCAGATTTGAGACAAAATTTAAACATTGTGAATTCTATATCTAAAGAG GTCAAGAATTCTGTGAAACTTAAAAGGATCATGCAAACTATTCTTTCATTGGGTAATGCATTAAATCAGGGAACTGCGCGAG GTTCTGCAGTTGGATTCCGCTTGGATAGCCTTCCAAAACTCGCTGAAACAAGAGCTCGAAACAACAAGCTGACACTTATTCATTATCTCTGCAAG GTGATTGATGAAAAGTTGCCAGAAGTGTTAGATTTTCATAAAGACCTAGTAGATTTAGAGGCAGCAACAAAG ATTCAACTCAAGTACTTAGCAGAGGAAATGCAAGCCATTACCAAAGGGCATGAAAAAGTTGTACAGGAGCTTACTGCTTCTCAAAACGATGGAGCTGTATCAGAGACCTTCTGCACG ATTTTGAATAACTTTTTGGTCACTGTTGAAGCTGAAGTAAGATCTCTAGCTGCACTTTATTCCGGAGTG GGAAGGAATGCGGATTCGTTGGCTCAATATTTTGGAGAAGATCCGGCACGTTGCCCATTCGAGCAAG TTGTGTCAACTTTGCTCAACTTTGTGAGGATGTTTCAAAAGGCTCACGAGGAGAACTGCAAGCAACTGGAGctcgagaagaagaagaaggcgcAGGAGGAAGCGGAAAATCAGATGCCTAAAGCAAATGCTTCAAGCAAAGAGCTGGGAAATGAGAATGGTGTAGAAACTGCACCAAAACTTATATGA
- the LOC121780621 gene encoding chorismate mutase 2 — protein MGEEGDRLLNLESVRKSLVRQEDTIIFSLIERSKYPINSRLYHQPSLLHFFINESEALQAKAGRYISPEENAFFPDSLPPPMLPPPKHKPVLHPSGASININEKIFDHYLKTLIPLVAAEGSDDGNYATTAASDLACLQALSRRIHFGKFVAEVKFRDSPQDYTPAILAKDKEGLMALLTFESVEEAIKKRVEKKAMVFGQDVEKPESGTYKVKPAVVSQLYGEWVIPLTKFVQVEYLLRRLD, from the exons ATGGGTGAAGAAGGGGATAGGTTGCTGAATCTGGAATCAGTGAGGAAGAGTCTGGTGAGGCAGGAAGACACCATCATCTTCTCTCTCATTGAGCGCTCCAAATACCCTATCAACTCGCGCTTGTACCATCAACCCTCTCTGCTGCACTTCTTCATCAACGAATCCGAAGCTCTTCAAGCTAAG GCTGGTCGTTACATATCACCGGAAGAAAACGCGTTCTTCCCAGATAGTTTGCCTCCTCCTATGCTGCCTCCTCCTAAACACAAACCT GTCTTGCATCCCTCAGGAGCTTCCATCAACATAAACGAAAAGATCTTCGATCACTACCTCAAGACGCTGATCCCTCTCGTTGCTGCTGAGGGCAGCGACGACGGGAACTACGCCACCACTGCAGCCAGTGATCTAGCATGTTTGCAG GCTCTTTCGAGAAGGATTCATTTTGGGAAATTCGTGGCTGAGGTGAAATTCAGAGACTCCCCTCAAGACTATACACCTGCTATACTTGCTAAG GACAAAGAAGGTTTGATGGCGTTGTTGACGTTTGAGAGTGTGGAAGAGGCGATCAAGAAGCGCGTGGAGAAGAAGGCGATGGTGTTTGGGCAAGATGTGGAGAAACCAGAAAGTGGCACCTATAAGGTTAAACCTGCAGTGGTTTCTCAGCTCTATGGGGAGTGGGTGATTCCTTTGACTAAATTTGTTCAAGTCGAGTATCTTCTTCGTCGTCTCGATTGA
- the LOC121781662 gene encoding zinc finger MYM-type protein 1-like, protein MTFRGHDESIESTNQDNFLMLLRFLAGHNDDIKKVVMNNTPRNQKMIASDIQKDLVRACAMETTNAILHEVGDEYFSKLVDESHDISVKEQMALAIRFVNSKGCVVERFIGIVHVRDTKASSLKAAIEVLFLKHNLSLSKMRAQGYDGASNMRVGASCNHKDLLQEKQIERLLGAFDCGELSTGTGSNQERSLQRAGDTRWGSHYRSLINLSMVFTPVIEVLQIVEEDGTAEQSGDACLLLGVVPTFEFAFILHLMTTILAITNQLSLALQRKDQDIVNAMALVEVAKQHLQDMRDEGWESLISEVSIFCEKNDIEILDMKDMYKTPGRGRPRRKGEVLTNLNYFRFELFNGVINWQLQELNNRVNGANTNLLLCVSCLSPKSSFVAFNKSKLIELAHCYPLEFSEVSFRLLDKQLETYIPDMRSHEEFSNLESIGDLSQRLVATGRHIVYPLVYLLVKLALVLPVATASVERYFSAMKNVKSRLRNKMGDSWMNDCLVTYIEREIFCKIDAERIFYSFQVMRPRREQL, encoded by the exons ATGACATTCCGTGGTCATGATGAATCAATAGAGTCTACAAATCAAGATAATTTTCTTATGCTCCTACGTTTTCTTGCTGGTCATAATGATGATATAAAGAAGGTTGTCATGAATAATACTCCGAGAAATCAAAAAATGATAGCCTCTGATATTCAAAAAGATCTTGTCCGTGCTTGTGCTATGGAGACCACTAATGCTATTCTTCATGAGGTAGGTGATGAATACTTTTCTAAATTAGTTGATGAATCTCATGATATATCAGTCAAGGAACAAATGGCCCTTGCTATAAGATTTGTCAATTCAAAAGGATGTGTGGTTGAACGGTTTATTGGTATTGTTCATGTGAGAGACACCAAAGCTTCCTCATTAAAGGCGGCTATAGAAGTTTTGTTTTTGAAGCATAATTTGAGCTTGTCGAAAATGCGAGCGCAAGGTTATGATGGAGCAAGTAACATGAGAG TTGGAGCTTCATGCAATCACAAAGATTTACTTCAGGAGAAGCAAATAGAAAGACTTTTGGGAGCATTTGATTGTGGTGAACTCTCAACGGGCACAGGTTCTAATCAAGAAAGAAGTCTTCAAAGAGCTGGTGATACACGTTGGGGGTCTCATTATAGGTCACTGATAAATTTGTCGATGGTGTTCACTCCAGTTATTGAGGTTCTCCAAATCGTTGAAGAAGATGGTACTGCAGAACAAAGTGGTGACGCATGTTTGTTATTAGGTGTTGTGCCAACTTTTGAGTTTGCATTCATTTTGCACTTGATGACGACAATCTTGGCAATCACGAATCAACTATCTTTGGCATTGCAAAGGAAAGATCAGGATATTGTGAATGCGATGGCCTTAGTTGAAGTAGCAAAACAACATCTACAAGATATGCGGGATGAAGGATGGGAGTCTCTCATCAGCGAAGTATCTATATTTTGTGAGAAAAATGATATTGAAATCTTAGATATGAAGGACATGTATAAGACTCCTGGTCGAGGTCGTCCTCGAAGGAAAGGTGAAGTTTTGACGAACTTGAATTATTTCAGGTTTGAGCTTTTTAATGGTGTGATCAATTGGCAACTTCAAGAACTCAACAATCGCGTCAATGGGGCTAACACAAATTTGCTTCTTTGCGTGTCTTGCTTAAGCCCAAAGAGTTCCTTTGTTGCTTTTAACAAATCCAAATTGATTGAACTTGCTCATTGTTATCCTTTGGAGTTCTCTGAAGTTAGTTTTCGGTTGCTTGACAAACAACTCGAGACTTATATTCCCGACATGAGATCACATGAAGAGTTCTCAAATCTTGAAAGTATTGGAGATCTTTCTCAAAGGTTAGTTGCTACAGGAAGACATATTGTCTATCCATTGGTCTATTTGCTTGTGAAGTTGGCTTTGGTTCTACCTGTTGCGACCGCATCAGTTGAGAGGTATTTTTCGGCTATGAAAAATGTGAAAAGCCGTCTTCGTAATAAGATGGGAGACTCTTGGATGAATGATTGTTTGGTTACATATATTGAGAGAGAGATATTTTGTAAGATTGATGCTGAAAGAATTTTTTATAGTTTTCAAGTTATGAGACCTCGTCGGGAACAATTGTAA
- the LOC121782366 gene encoding pleiotropic drug resistance protein 1-like produces MEIGSMRANSRPNSTLSMSLREGSKRIWRETDDGVFRRSIHEEDDEEALKWAALEKLPTVARLRRGILVGSKGAQDVDVHDLGDEDKKKLVERLVRNVEIDNEKFLRRLRSRIDRVGIDLPTIEVRYEHLNIDAEAYVASRALPTFINFYINSVEGILSFLRITPSRKKPLSILKDVSGIIKPGRLTLVLGPPSSGKTTYLLALAGRLDSDLKFSGRVTYNGHEMNEFVPQKTAAYISQNDMHLGELTVRETLAFSARCQGVGSRYEMLAELARREKVANIKPDPNIDMFMKAAATEGEEANVVTEYVLKVLGLDICADTLVGNDMLRGISGGQRKRVTTGEMLVGPSNALFMDEISTGLDSSTTYQIINMLRQYVHVMEGTACISLLQPAPETYDLFDDIVLLSEGHVVYHGPKEYVLEFFESIGFKCPHRKGVADFLQEVTSKKDQQQYWADKEKPYRFVSGREFAEAFQSSVVGRRLGEELAVPYDRSKNHPAALTTKKYTLGNKELLKACAQREFLWIKRNSFVYRFKIFQLCAMALVSMGMFFRTRMSKDNITDGGIYTGVLFFTVTIVMFNGMSELAMTINKLPVFYKQKDMFFFPPWIYGLPPWLLSMPMALFEVGLWTCLTYYVYGLDPNVRSFVKQYLLLFFVNQQAGGLFRFLGAAGRNMIVANTIGMFSLLMLFALGGFILSRNDVKKWWLWGYWSSPLMYAQNAILVNEFTAHSWSKKINGTELGVLVMESRGFFPESYWYWLGLGACIGFMFLFNFAHLICLTYLGAYDKKQAVLPEEQEEGVIRARAQAQVGGTSSTAIEANVNQSRGMILPFEPHSLTFNNISYAVDMPAEMKALGENDDKLVLLKEVSGAFRPGVLTALMGVSGAGKTTLMDVLAGRKTGGYIEGDIKISGYPKKQETFARISGYCEQNDIHSPNVTVHESLTYSAWLRLPAEVDAKTRKMFVEEVMELIELNSLRGALVGLRGATGLSTEQRKRLTIAVELVANPSIIFMDEPTSGLDARAAAIVMRTVRNTVNTGRTVVCTIHQPSIDIFEAFDELFLLKRGGEEIYVGPLGRNSIHMINYFEAIEGVAKIKNGYNPATWMLEVTSSAQELQSGSNFADLYKNSDLYMRNKALINELSVPRPGTKELYFPSQFSQSFLTQCKACLWKQHWSYWRNTTYTAIRFAFTTVIALLFGSMFWDLGSKTERQQDLFNAMGSMFTTISFLGFQYGSTVQPVVTIERTVFYREKAAGMYSDLPYALSQVLIEIPYVIVQSTIYALIIYGMIGFDWTAEKFFWLLYFMFITLQFFVLYGMVAVAVSPNQTVANISSSFFYGLWNLFSGFIIPHPHMPVYFRWYYWLSPTAYSLYGVLVTQFGKNQNVMASGETVEQFLRNYFGFKYSMVGFVASMLLVFVVVFTFIFAFAIKILNFQKR; encoded by the exons ATGGAGATTGGAAGCATGAGAGCAAACAGTAGGCCGAACTCGACCTTGAGCATGAGCTTGAGGGAAGGCAGCAAGCGGATATGGAGGGAAACAGACGATGGAGTATTTAGGCGCTCAATACATGAAGAAGACGACGAAGAGGCCTTGAAATGGGCTGCCCTGGAGAAACTGCCAACTGTTGCTCGTCTCAGGAGAGGGATCCTTGTAGGATCAAAGGGCGCGCAGGACGTTGATGTTCATGATCTCGGAGACGAGGACAAGAAGAAGCTGGTGGAGAGGTTGGTCAGGAACGTGGAAATTGATAATGAGAAGTTCTTGAGAAGGCTCAGGAGCAGAATTGATAG AGTGGGAATTGATTTACCAACGATTGAAGTGAGGTACGAGCATCTGAATATCGATGCAGAAGCCTACGTAGCAAGCAGGGCTCTGCCTACTTTCATCAACTTCTACATCAACTCTGTAgag GGGATTCTGAGCTTTCTCCGTATAACTCCCAGCAGAAAGAAACCGTTGAGCATTTTGAAAGATGTCAGTGGGATCATCAAGCCCGGCAGATTGACCTTGGTTTTAGGCCCTCCGAGTTCTGGAAAGACGACCTACTTGCTGGCTTTGGCGGGAAGGCTTGATTCTGATCTAAAA TTTTCAGGAAGAGTGACTTACAATGGCCATGAAATGAATGAATTTGTGCCCCAAAAAACTGCAGCGTATATCAGCCAAAATGATATGCATTTAGGAGAATTGACGGTTAGAGAAACCTTAGCATTTTCGGCCAGATGCCAGGGAGTTGGCTCACGATATG AGATGCTGGCAGAACTAGCAAGAAGAGAGAAAGTAGCAAACATTAAACCAGATCCTAACATTGATATGTTCATGAAG GCTGCTGCCACAGAAGGAGAAGAAGCAAATGTTGTTACAGAGTACGTTCTTAAAGTTTTGGGGCTTGATATATGCGCTGATACTTTAGTTGGAAATGATATGTTAAGGGGGATTTCTGGAGGGCAGAGAAAACGCGTCACAACAG GAGAAATGCTTGTTGGACCATCTAACGCACTTTTCATGGATGAGATATCAACTGGACTGGACAGTTCTACAACATATCAGATCATCAATATGCTTCGACAATATGTTCACGTCATGGAGGGAACTGCTTGTATATCACTCCTGCAACCAGCGCCCGAGACATATGACCTGTTCGATGACATTGTGCTTTTGTCTGAGGGGCATGTTGTCTATCATGGTCCTAAAGAATATGTGCTTGAATTCTTTGAATCCATTGGTTTCAAATGCCCTCATagaaaaggagtggctgatttCTTGCAAGAA GTAACCTCAAAAAAGGATCAGCAACAATATTGGGCAGATAAGGAAAAGCCATACCGGTTCGTTTCAGGTAGAGAATTCGCAGAGGCGTTTCAATCATCTGTCGTTGGCCGGAGGCTCGGGGAAGAGCTTGCAGTTCCATACGATAGGAGCAAGAACCATCCTGCTGCATTGACAACTAAAAAGTACACTCTCGGGAATAAGGAACTTCTGAAAGCCTGTGCTCAAAGAGAATTCTTGTGGATTAAGAGAAACTCATTTGTCTATCGCTTCAAAATCTTCCAG CTCTGCGCCATGGCATTGGTATCCATGGGAATGTTCTTCCGAACTAGAATGTCAAAAGACAACATCACTGACGGAGGCATATACACCGGGGTACTATTTTTCACAGTGACTATAGTCATGTTCAATGGAATGTCGGAGCTTGCGATGACAATTAACAAGCTTCCAGTCTTCTACAAACAAAAGGATATGTTCTTCTTCCCCCCATGGATATATGGTCTTCCGCCATGGTTACTGAGCATGCCAATGGCCCTATTTGAAGTTGGTCTATGGACATGTTTAACTTACTATGTATATGGACTTGATCCAAATGTAAGAAG TTTTGTGAAGCAGTACCTCTTGCTCTTTTTCGTAAACCAGCAAGCAGGAGGACTATTCAGATTTCTCGGAGCAGCAGGAAGGAATATGATTGTAGCAAACACAATTGGCATGTTCAGTCTTctcatgctttttgcactaggCGGATTTATCCTGTCACGAA ACGATGTAAAGAAGTGGTGGTTATGGGGGTACTGGTCCTCACCATTAATGTATGCTCAGAATGCAATTCTTGTTAACGAATTCACAGCACACAGTTGGAGTAAG AAGATTAATGGGACTGAATTAGGTGTCCTTGTGATGGAGTCTAGAGGTTTCTTCCCAGAATCTTACTGGTATTGGCTAGGATTGGGAGCTTGCATTGGATTCATGTTTTTATTCAACTTCGCCCACTTGATCTGTCTTACATATCTCGGTG CATATGACAAGAAACAAGCTGTATTAccagaagaacaagaagagggTGTCATCCGAGCTAGGGCTCAGGCTCAGGTTGGTGGAACCTCATCTACAGCAATAGAAGCCAATGTGAACCAGAGTAGGGGAATGATCCTGCCATTTGAACCACATTCCCTTACATTTAATAACATCAGCTATGCAGTTGACATGCCAGCA GAAATGAAAGCTTTAGGAGAAAATGATGATAAACTGGTACTCCTGAAGGAAGTAAGTGGGGCGTTCAGGCCAGGTGTTCTTACAGCTTTGATGGGCGTTAGTGGAGCTGGTAAAACTACACTGATGGATGTATTAGCTGGGAGAAAAACAGGAGGATATATTGAAGGAGACATCAAAATCTCTGGTTATCCGAAGAAACAGGAAACGTTTGCCCGGATTTCTGGATATTGTGAGCAGAACGACATCCATTCTCCAAATGTCACTGTCCATGAGTCACTCACTTACTCAGCTTGGCTGCGCTTGCCTGCAGAAGTGGATGCAAAAACTAGAAAG ATGTTCGTTGAAGAGGTGATGGAACTTATAGAACTTAACTCTCTGAGAGGAGCACTAGTTGGGCTGCGTGGGGCTACTGGTCTCTCAACTGAGCAGAGAAAACGGCTGACAATCGCAGTTGAACTTGTAGCTAATCCTTCAATCATATTTATGGATGAGCCAACATCTGGGCTTGATGCAAGGGCTGCTGCAATTGTGATGAGAACAGTCAGGAACACGGTGAACACGGGAAGAACAGTGGTATGCACTATCCATCAGCCAagcatcgacatatttgaagcATTTGATGAG CTGTTTTTGCTGAAAAGGGGAGGTGAAGAGATATATGTCGGGCCGCTGGGCCGCAACTCGATCCATATGATCAACTACTTTGAAGCAATAGAAGGAGTAGCAAAGATTAAAAATGGATATAATCCAGCAACCTGGATGCTGGAAGTCACTTCTTCGGCACAAGAGCTTCAGTCGGGATCTAATTTTGCAGATCTTTACAAAAATTCAGACTTATACAT GAGGAATAAAGCCCTGATCAATGAATTGAGCGTCCCTCGCCCTGGCACAAAAGAATTATATTTCCCCTCGCAGTTTTCTCAATCCTTCCTCACTCAATGCAAGGCTTGCTTGTGGAAACAACACTGGTCCTACTGGAGAAATACCACATACACAGCAATCAGATTTGCTTTCACAACCGTCATAGCCCTTTTGTTTGGCTCAATGTTCTGGGATCTCGGCTCAAAAAC GGAACGTCAACAAGACCTCTTCAATGCCATGGGCTCAATGTTCACTACCATCAGCTTCTTGGGATTCCAGTATGGCTCGACAGTCCAGCCGGTAGTTACCATTGAACGGACAGTCTTTTACAGAGAAAAGGCAGCAGGAATGTACTCAGATCTACCATACGCGCTCTCGCAA GTCCTCATTGAGATTCCATATGTCATTGTTCAATCCACTATATACGCCCTTATTATCTATGGAATGATTGGATTCGATTGGACTGCTGAGAAATTCTTCTGGCTCTTGTATTTCATGTTCATCACATTGCAATTCTTTGTTCTATACGGCATGGTGGCTGTGGCAGTCAGTCCTAATCAAACTGTAGCCAACATTAGCTCTTCTTTCTTCTATGGACTGTGGAATCTCTTCTCGGGCTTCATCATCCCACACCCT CATATGCCAGTGTATTTTCGATGGTACTACTGGTTAAGCCCCACGGCTTATAGCTTGTATGGTGTCCTTGTTACTCAATTCGGGAAAAACCAGAATGTGATGGCCTCTGGGGAAACTGTTGAACAATTCTTGAGGAACTACTTCGGGTTCAAATACAGTATGGTGGGATTCGTGGCATCCATGCTTCTCGTGTTCGTCGTCGTTTTCACTTTCATATTTGCATTTGCAATCAAGATACTCAACTTCCAGAAAAGATAA